A genomic window from Luteolibacter sp. LG18 includes:
- the rpsH gene encoding 30S ribosomal protein S8 encodes MAVLTDPISDFLTRLKNACRAGNEEFSAPHSKIKADIARILQEEGYIWNYEVVTGDRTEIKVKPKFIDGRPVLTDLKRVSKPGRRTYVGSGEIPRVMSGLGIAILSTSKGVVTGGTAKRQNLGGELLAIVW; translated from the coding sequence ATGGCAGTTCTCACCGACCCGATTTCCGATTTCCTGACCCGCCTCAAGAACGCTTGCCGCGCGGGCAACGAGGAATTCTCCGCTCCCCACTCCAAGATCAAGGCGGACATCGCCCGGATCCTCCAGGAGGAAGGCTACATCTGGAACTACGAAGTCGTCACCGGCGACCGCACCGAAATCAAGGTGAAGCCGAAGTTCATCGACGGCCGCCCGGTTCTCACCGACCTCAAGCGCGTTTCCAAGCCCGGCCGCCGCACTTACGTGGGCTCCGGTGAAATCCCGCGCGTCATGTCCGGCCTCGGCATCGCCATCCTTTCGACCTCGAAGGGCGTGGTGACCGGCGGCACCGCCAAGCGTCAAAACCTCGGCGGCGAACTCCTCGCCATCGTTTGGTAA
- the rpsQ gene encoding 30S ribosomal protein S17 — protein MSETTTTDSTPQLRKTRVGVVVSTKMDKTIVVEHVARVPHPKFNKIVKRSKKYYVHDEKGEAAIGDRVRIVETRPLSKLKRWNLESILSH, from the coding sequence ATGAGCGAGACCACCACCACGGACTCCACCCCGCAGCTTCGCAAGACCCGCGTCGGCGTTGTCGTTTCCACGAAGATGGACAAGACCATCGTCGTCGAGCACGTCGCCCGCGTCCCGCACCCGAAGTTCAACAAGATCGTCAAGCGCTCCAAGAAGTACTACGTGCACGACGAGAAGGGTGAAGCCGCCATCGGCGACCGCGTCCGCATCGTCGAGACCCGCCCGCTGTCCAAACTGAAGCGCTGGAACCTCGAGAGCATCCTCTCGCACTGA
- the rpsC gene encoding 30S ribosomal protein S3: MGQKVNPIAFRLAVSKDWRSKWFATGKDYTTKLHEDLSIRNYLKKRLQSAALAKVVIERAWNSVRVTLHTSRPGLIIGRQGRDIEIMTRDLNALCNGAQVKIDILEIRKPELDAQLVAENVAVQLERRISFRRAMKRAIQTAMDFGAEGIRLRCAGRLGGADIARSEWYREGKVPLQTLRVPLDYGFAEARTLYGVIGVKCWVNKKEEENRPSQGRGERGERGDRGPREPRGDRGPRGDRGDRRPRNNG; this comes from the coding sequence ATGGGCCAGAAAGTCAATCCGATCGCCTTCCGTCTCGCCGTCTCCAAGGACTGGCGCTCCAAGTGGTTCGCCACTGGCAAGGATTACACCACCAAGCTTCACGAGGACCTCTCGATCCGCAACTACCTCAAGAAGCGCCTCCAGAGCGCCGCTCTCGCGAAGGTCGTGATCGAGCGCGCCTGGAACAGCGTCCGCGTCACCCTCCACACCTCCCGCCCCGGCCTGATCATCGGCCGCCAGGGACGTGACATCGAGATCATGACCCGCGACCTCAACGCGCTCTGCAACGGTGCCCAGGTCAAGATCGACATCCTCGAGATCCGCAAGCCGGAGCTCGACGCCCAGCTCGTCGCCGAGAACGTGGCCGTCCAGCTTGAGCGCCGCATTAGCTTCCGCCGCGCCATGAAGCGCGCGATCCAGACCGCCATGGACTTCGGCGCGGAAGGCATCCGCCTCCGCTGCGCCGGCCGCCTCGGTGGCGCCGACATCGCCCGCTCCGAGTGGTACCGCGAAGGCAAGGTGCCGCTTCAGACGCTCCGCGTGCCGCTCGACTACGGCTTCGCCGAAGCCCGCACCCTTTACGGTGTGATCGGCGTCAAGTGCTGGGTGAACAAGAAGGAAGAGGAGAACCGTCCTTCCCAGGGACGCGGCGAGCGCGGTGAGCGCGGCGACCGTGGCCCCCGTGAACCACGTGGCGACCGCGGTCCGCGCGGTGACCGTGGCGACCGCCGCCCGCGTAACAACGGATAA
- the rplP gene encoding 50S ribosomal protein L16, giving the protein MPLMPKRTKFRKSHRGSRSGNATSGTTVAFGDFGLQTVDRGWMTNRQIEACRIAINRFLKRKGKVWIRIFPHKSVTARPPETRMGKGKGSVEFWVAVIRPGNMLFEVAGVPESQAREAMRLASYKLGIRTRFVVRNPHA; this is encoded by the coding sequence ATGCCATTGATGCCCAAACGAACCAAGTTCCGCAAGAGCCACCGCGGCAGCCGATCCGGCAACGCGACCAGCGGAACGACCGTCGCGTTCGGCGATTTCGGTCTGCAGACCGTTGATCGCGGCTGGATGACCAACCGCCAGATCGAAGCCTGCCGTATCGCCATCAACCGTTTCCTGAAGCGTAAAGGCAAGGTCTGGATCCGTATCTTCCCGCACAAGTCGGTGACCGCCCGTCCGCCGGAAACCCGAATGGGTAAGGGCAAGGGCTCCGTCGAGTTCTGGGTGGCCGTGATCCGTCCCGGCAACATGCTCTTCGAAGTCGCCGGTGTGCCGGAATCCCAGGCCCGCGAGGCCATGCGCCTGGCTTCCTACAAGCTCGGCATCCGCACCCGCTTCGTTGTCCGTAACCCGCACGCCTGA
- the rplX gene encoding 50S ribosomal protein L24 — translation MKTHVKKGDEVEIIAGNHKGKRGTVLSVNAAKGQVVVEGGRKVKKATRRSEKNPDGGLIESDGPVHISNVKKLG, via the coding sequence ATGAAGACTCACGTTAAGAAAGGCGACGAAGTCGAAATCATCGCCGGCAACCACAAGGGCAAGCGTGGCACGGTCCTGTCCGTGAACGCCGCCAAGGGCCAGGTCGTCGTCGAAGGCGGCCGCAAGGTCAAGAAGGCGACCCGCCGCTCCGAAAAGAATCCCGATGGTGGCCTGATCGAATCCGACGGCCCCGTTCATATCTCCAACGTCAAGAAACTGGGCTGA
- the rplR gene encoding 50S ribosomal protein L18, with product MSKINRKEIRRRVHARIRKKVAGTTERPRLAIHYSNQHIYAQVIDDTVGRTLAAASTMDKEVESASSNVASAQKVGSLIAERAKAANIGTVVFDRGGHLYHGKVKALADAAREAGLQF from the coding sequence ATGAGCAAGATCAACCGCAAGGAAATCCGCCGTCGCGTGCACGCCCGCATCCGCAAGAAGGTTGCCGGCACGACCGAGCGCCCGCGCCTCGCCATCCATTACTCGAACCAGCACATCTACGCCCAGGTGATCGACGACACCGTCGGTCGCACCCTCGCCGCCGCGTCCACCATGGACAAGGAAGTGGAGAGCGCGTCCTCGAACGTCGCCTCCGCCCAGAAGGTGGGCAGCCTGATCGCCGAGCGCGCCAAGGCCGCCAACATCGGCACCGTGGTCTTCGACCGCGGTGGTCACCTCTACCACGGCAAGGTCAAGGCTCTCGCCGACGCGGCCCGTGAAGCCGGCCTCCAGTTCTAA
- the rplB gene encoding 50S ribosomal protein L2 — translation MPLHNLKPVTPSARYMSLPSFEEVTKTKPEKSLLEPIKRSGGRNNTGRITCRHIGGGHKRHYRLVDFKRRKFDVPATVVGIEYDPNRTCRIALIQYQDGQKSYILAPAGLETGATVVAGEKVAPKVGNAMPLKNVPLGTSIHNIELTPGGGGKVARAAGQQAVLSNREGGWALIKMPSGEIRRFNEECLCTIGVVGNRDHMNESSGKAGRTRWLGVRPTVRGMTMNPVDHPNGGGEGRSKSGGGRQHLLSPWGHAKGQKTRKKKKPTNAFIVESRHKAKR, via the coding sequence ATGCCCCTTCACAATCTCAAGCCCGTCACGCCGTCCGCGCGTTACATGTCGCTTCCTTCCTTCGAGGAGGTCACCAAGACCAAGCCGGAGAAGAGCCTGCTCGAGCCGATCAAGCGCTCCGGCGGCCGTAACAACACCGGCCGCATCACCTGCCGCCACATCGGCGGTGGCCACAAGCGCCACTACCGCCTGGTCGACTTCAAGCGCCGCAAGTTCGACGTGCCGGCGACCGTGGTTGGCATCGAATACGATCCGAACCGCACCTGCCGCATCGCCCTGATCCAGTATCAGGACGGTCAGAAGTCCTACATCCTCGCCCCGGCCGGCCTCGAAACCGGTGCCACCGTGGTGGCCGGCGAGAAGGTCGCCCCGAAGGTCGGCAACGCCATGCCGCTCAAGAACGTCCCGCTCGGCACCTCGATCCACAACATCGAGCTGACCCCGGGTGGCGGTGGCAAGGTCGCCCGCGCCGCCGGCCAGCAGGCCGTGCTTTCCAACCGCGAAGGCGGCTGGGCCCTCATCAAGATGCCGTCCGGTGAAATCCGCCGCTTCAACGAAGAGTGCCTCTGCACCATCGGCGTTGTCGGCAACCGCGACCACATGAACGAGTCCTCGGGCAAGGCCGGCCGCACCCGCTGGCTCGGCGTCCGTCCGACCGTCCGCGGTATGACGATGAACCCGGTCGACCACCCGAACGGTGGTGGTGAAGGCCGCTCGAAGTCCGGTGGTGGCCGCCAGCACCTCCTCAGCCCGTGGGGTCACGCCAAGGGCCAGAAGACGCGCAAGAAGAAGAAGCCGACCAACGCCTTCATCGTCGAATCCCGCCACAAGGCGAAGCGCTAA
- the rpmC gene encoding 50S ribosomal protein L29, with translation MATKTKDIKELTVAELQNRLRELKQESLNLRLQKATGQLENSARIRTIRRESARVQTALSAKRNA, from the coding sequence ATGGCAACCAAGACCAAGGACATCAAGGAGCTCACCGTCGCCGAGCTCCAGAACCGCCTGCGCGAACTCAAGCAGGAGTCCCTCAACCTCCGTCTCCAGAAGGCCACCGGCCAGCTTGAGAATTCCGCCCGCATCCGCACCATCCGCCGCGAGTCCGCCCGCGTGCAGACGGCCCTTTCTGCCAAGCGCAACGCTTGA
- the rplN gene encoding 50S ribosomal protein L14 — protein MIQMETKLTVADNTGARSAKMIGVLGKRTRIANVGDVITAHIRDSIPTASVKKGSVVKAVIVRTAAPIRRPDGSVLRFDGNAIVIIDKDNNPRGTRIFGPVARELREKQFMKIVSLAPEVL, from the coding sequence ATGATCCAGATGGAAACCAAGCTGACGGTCGCCGACAACACCGGTGCCCGCAGCGCGAAAATGATCGGTGTGCTCGGCAAGCGCACCCGCATCGCCAATGTCGGCGACGTGATCACCGCCCACATCCGCGACTCGATCCCCACCGCTTCCGTGAAGAAGGGCAGCGTCGTGAAGGCCGTGATCGTCCGCACCGCCGCCCCGATCCGCCGTCCAGACGGTTCGGTGCTCCGCTTCGATGGCAACGCCATCGTGATCATCGACAAGGACAACAATCCGCGCGGCACCCGCATTTTCGGGCCTGTCGCCCGCGAACTGCGTGAAAAGCAGTTCATGAAGATTGTTTCGCTTGCACCGGAGGTCCTCTGA
- the rpsJ gene encoding 30S ribosomal protein S10 has protein sequence MDNQKIRIRLRAFDHRAIDRSAQEIVETAKRTGAKVAGPIPLPTRIEKFSVNRSVHVNKKSAEQFEIRTHKRLLDIVDPTARTVDELKKLNLPAGVDITIRI, from the coding sequence ATGGACAACCAGAAAATCCGCATCCGCCTGCGCGCTTTCGATCACCGCGCGATCGACCGCTCGGCCCAGGAAATCGTGGAAACCGCCAAACGCACCGGTGCCAAGGTGGCTGGCCCGATCCCGCTTCCGACCCGCATCGAGAAGTTCAGCGTGAACCGCTCCGTCCACGTCAACAAGAAGTCGGCCGAGCAGTTCGAGATCCGCACCCACAAGCGCCTCCTCGACATCGTGGACCCGACCGCCCGCACGGTGGACGAGCTCAAGAAGCTCAACCTTCCGGCCGGTGTCGACATCACCATCCGCATCTGA
- the rpsS gene encoding 30S ribosomal protein S19 produces MPRSLKKGPFVDQKLLEKIDAVAAAGDDRKPIKTWSRKSMITPDFVSHNFLVHNGKTFVPVYVTENMVGHKLGEFAPTRIFRAHGGIGKK; encoded by the coding sequence ATGCCACGCTCGCTCAAAAAAGGTCCGTTCGTTGACCAGAAGCTTCTCGAGAAGATCGACGCCGTCGCCGCCGCTGGCGACGACCGCAAGCCGATCAAGACCTGGAGCCGCAAGTCGATGATCACCCCCGACTTCGTCAGCCACAACTTCCTCGTTCACAACGGCAAGACCTTCGTCCCCGTCTACGTGACCGAAAACATGGTGGGTCACAAGCTCGGTGAATTCGCGCCGACCCGTATCTTCCGTGCCCACGGCGGCATCGGTAAGAAGTAA
- the rplV gene encoding 50S ribosomal protein L22, with translation MEVKSTTKYVRLSPKKARDVAREIQGLPVSSALDILTFTPKKAAHLIGKTLKTAIADAEHNFSLDTSTLVVKEAVIGIGPAIKRFKPRAKGSAGGIRKPTSHIFITLVGSAPEKKTRAPRKTAAKKADKPAATTEETAAEEQA, from the coding sequence ATGGAAGTCAAGAGCACCACCAAATACGTCCGTCTCTCGCCGAAGAAGGCGCGCGACGTCGCACGCGAAATCCAAGGCCTCCCTGTCTCGAGCGCCCTTGATATCCTGACCTTCACCCCGAAGAAGGCCGCGCACCTGATCGGCAAGACGCTCAAGACCGCCATCGCGGACGCCGAGCACAACTTCTCGCTCGATACCAGCACGCTGGTCGTGAAGGAAGCCGTCATCGGCATCGGCCCGGCGATCAAGCGCTTCAAGCCGCGCGCCAAGGGATCCGCCGGTGGCATCCGCAAGCCCACCAGCCACATCTTCATCACCCTCGTGGGCTCCGCCCCGGAGAAGAAGACCCGCGCCCCGCGCAAGACCGCTGCCAAGAAGGCTGACAAGCCGGCCGCCACCACCGAGGAAACCGCTGCCGAAGAGCAGGCCTGA
- the rplD gene encoding 50S ribosomal protein L4: protein MPAKSFTAEDAQAANVVLVEADRGSQAVHDLVTAYRANRRSGSANTKTRGEVRGNNKKIYKQKGTGNARHGDKRAPIFVGGGVVFGPRPRDYSKKVPKNVRKLALRRILGDLVRSESIHAVDTFSIADGKTKTFVSTVEGLVSPGKVLIVSNSFDDATYLAARNVVWAQLVTALELNVEQLILADSVLLVGDAVATLAQRTA, encoded by the coding sequence ATGCCCGCGAAATCCTTCACCGCTGAAGACGCGCAAGCCGCCAATGTCGTCCTCGTCGAGGCCGACCGTGGTTCCCAGGCCGTGCACGACCTCGTGACCGCCTACCGCGCGAACCGCCGCTCCGGTTCCGCCAACACCAAGACCCGTGGCGAAGTCCGCGGCAACAACAAGAAGATCTACAAGCAGAAGGGCACCGGTAACGCCCGCCACGGCGACAAGCGCGCCCCGATCTTCGTCGGTGGTGGCGTGGTCTTCGGCCCGCGTCCGCGCGATTACTCGAAGAAGGTTCCGAAGAACGTCCGCAAGCTCGCGCTGCGCCGCATCCTCGGTGACCTCGTCCGCAGCGAGTCGATCCACGCCGTGGACACCTTCTCGATCGCCGACGGCAAGACCAAGACCTTCGTCTCCACCGTGGAAGGCCTCGTCTCCCCGGGCAAGGTCCTGATCGTCTCGAACTCCTTCGACGACGCCACCTACCTCGCCGCCCGCAACGTCGTCTGGGCCCAGCTCGTCACCGCGCTGGAACTCAACGTCGAGCAGCTCATCCTCGCCGATTCCGTCCTCCTGGTTGGTGACGCCGTGGCGACCCTCGCCCAGCGCACCGCCTGA
- the fusA gene encoding elongation factor G, translated as MSANPNSPNRQYTLERTRNIGIAAHIDAGKTTLTERILFYTGMIHKIGEVHDGAATTDWMEQERERGITITSAAVTTEWWQRNEDGVIKLFPELKQRINIIDTPGHVDFTAEVERSLRVLDGAIVVFCGVAGVQPQTETVWRQATKYHVPRIVFVNKMDRTGANFQNVFNEVKEKLGAHAARILIPIGAEDHLVGQIDVVNQKAIFYSDNDKFGSTYEVRDLDDDQKVVAEEAYAELVNAVADVDDELGEKILMEEAFTKADLKAAIRRATIANKLIPVAGGSAFKNKGVQYLLDAVVDYLPSPLDLPPAVGMDPDDHDRHIEVITSDNEKFVSLAFKLWADKFVGKLVFFRVYSGSIKKGDTVYNPRTRRSERVGRLIRIQSNEHKDVDVCYSGDIAAMVGIKNVTTGDTLAAEDHDVVLEPPTFPEPVISMAVEPKTKADQEKLALALGRLSEEDPTFMVKTDEETGQTIIAGMGELHLEIIVDRLKREFKVEANTGAPQIAYRETITKGALGDGKLVKQSGGRGQYGHVRIEMRPNEKGKGLTIENKVVGGEIPKEYINAVYKGVNESMTNGIIAGYPVIDVHVDILGGSYHDVDSNENAFTMAAIFAMKDGFKKAKPILLEPIMAVEVSTPDDYQGDVMGDLNRRRGQIQNMETKGRLAVIHANVPLKEMFGYSTDVRTISSGRASYSMTPSHFEQVPNNIVDQIVSERTGYSSRD; from the coding sequence ATGTCCGCCAACCCCAACAGTCCAAACCGCCAGTATACGCTGGAGCGCACCCGAAACATCGGGATTGCCGCTCACATCGATGCTGGCAAGACGACGTTGACGGAGCGGATCTTGTTCTACACGGGCATGATCCACAAGATCGGTGAGGTGCACGATGGTGCCGCCACCACCGACTGGATGGAGCAGGAGCGCGAGCGCGGCATCACCATCACCTCCGCCGCTGTCACCACCGAATGGTGGCAGCGCAACGAGGACGGTGTGATCAAGCTCTTCCCTGAGCTCAAGCAGCGCATCAACATCATCGACACCCCCGGCCACGTGGACTTCACGGCCGAGGTGGAGCGCTCGCTCCGCGTGCTCGATGGCGCGATCGTCGTGTTCTGCGGCGTCGCGGGCGTCCAGCCCCAGACCGAAACCGTCTGGCGCCAGGCCACCAAGTATCACGTTCCGCGGATCGTGTTCGTCAACAAGATGGACCGCACCGGCGCGAACTTCCAGAACGTCTTCAACGAGGTGAAGGAGAAGCTCGGTGCCCACGCGGCCCGCATCCTGATCCCGATCGGTGCCGAGGATCACCTCGTCGGCCAGATCGACGTCGTGAACCAGAAGGCCATCTTCTATTCCGACAACGATAAGTTCGGCTCCACCTACGAGGTGCGCGATCTTGACGACGACCAGAAGGTCGTCGCCGAAGAGGCTTACGCGGAACTTGTCAACGCCGTCGCCGATGTGGACGACGAGCTCGGTGAGAAGATCCTCATGGAGGAAGCCTTCACCAAGGCCGACCTCAAGGCTGCCATCCGCCGCGCCACGATCGCCAACAAGCTGATCCCGGTCGCAGGTGGTTCCGCTTTCAAGAACAAGGGCGTCCAGTATCTCCTCGATGCCGTTGTCGACTACCTCCCGAGCCCGCTCGACCTGCCGCCGGCGGTCGGCATGGATCCGGACGACCACGATCGCCACATCGAGGTCATCACCTCCGACAACGAGAAGTTCGTTTCGCTCGCTTTCAAGCTCTGGGCGGACAAGTTCGTCGGAAAGCTCGTTTTCTTCCGCGTCTATTCCGGCTCGATCAAGAAGGGCGACACGGTTTACAACCCGCGCACCCGTCGCTCCGAGCGTGTCGGCCGCTTGATCCGCATCCAGTCCAACGAGCACAAGGACGTGGATGTCTGTTACTCCGGTGACATCGCCGCCATGGTCGGCATCAAGAACGTCACCACCGGCGACACTCTCGCCGCCGAAGACCACGACGTGGTCCTCGAACCCCCCACTTTCCCGGAACCGGTCATCTCGATGGCCGTCGAACCGAAAACCAAGGCCGACCAGGAGAAGCTGGCGCTTGCCTTGGGCCGCCTCTCCGAAGAAGACCCGACTTTCATGGTCAAGACGGACGAGGAGACCGGCCAGACCATCATCGCCGGTATGGGCGAACTCCACCTGGAGATCATCGTGGACCGCCTGAAGCGCGAGTTCAAGGTGGAGGCCAACACCGGTGCCCCGCAGATCGCTTACCGCGAGACCATCACCAAGGGTGCCCTGGGTGACGGCAAGCTCGTCAAGCAGTCCGGTGGCCGCGGCCAATACGGCCACGTGCGCATCGAGATGCGCCCGAACGAAAAGGGCAAGGGCCTCACGATCGAAAACAAGGTCGTGGGTGGCGAAATCCCGAAAGAATACATCAACGCCGTCTACAAGGGCGTGAACGAGTCGATGACCAATGGCATCATCGCCGGCTATCCGGTGATCGACGTCCACGTGGACATCCTCGGTGGTTCCTACCACGACGTGGACTCGAACGAAAACGCGTTCACGATGGCCGCCATCTTCGCGATGAAGGATGGCTTCAAGAAGGCCAAACCGATTCTCCTCGAGCCGATCATGGCCGTGGAAGTCTCCACTCCGGACGACTACCAGGGCGACGTGATGGGCGATCTCAACCGCCGCCGCGGTCAGATCCAGAACATGGAAACGAAGGGCCGGCTGGCCGTGATCCACGCCAATGTCCCCCTCAAGGAAATGTTCGGATACTCGACCGACGTGCGCACCATCTCCTCCGGCCGCGCCTCGTATTCGATGACCCCATCGCACTTCGAGCAGGTCCCCAACAACATCGTCGACCAAATCGTCAGCGAACGCACGGGCTACTCGAGCCGCGACTGA
- the rplF gene encoding 50S ribosomal protein L6 has protein sequence MSRVGLKPISLPEKVAVKIDGGQVTVEGPKGKLSFALPEGIALTTEDGGVTVTRATDSRQHKALHGTARSLINNMIIGVSKGFVKDLEIQGVGLRAAVKGSEIDLSLGRSHPLLHPIPSGLTVTVTDNTKIKVEGIDKQLVGQFAAEVRGYYPPEPYKGKGVRYVGEYVRRKEGKSVGK, from the coding sequence ATGTCACGAGTTGGCCTCAAGCCCATTTCGCTTCCCGAGAAGGTTGCCGTCAAAATCGACGGTGGCCAGGTGACCGTCGAAGGTCCCAAGGGCAAGCTGAGCTTCGCTCTTCCGGAAGGCATCGCGCTCACCACCGAGGACGGTGGTGTCACGGTGACCCGCGCCACTGATTCCCGCCAGCACAAGGCTCTCCACGGCACCGCCCGCAGCTTGATCAACAACATGATCATCGGCGTGTCGAAGGGCTTCGTCAAAGACCTCGAAATCCAGGGCGTCGGTCTCCGCGCCGCCGTCAAGGGTTCCGAAATCGACCTTTCGCTCGGCCGTTCCCACCCGCTTCTCCACCCGATCCCGTCCGGTCTCACCGTCACGGTGACGGACAACACCAAGATCAAGGTGGAAGGCATCGACAAGCAACTCGTCGGCCAGTTCGCCGCCGAGGTCCGCGGCTACTACCCGCCGGAGCCGTACAAGGGCAAGGGCGTCCGCTACGTCGGCGAATACGTCCGCCGCAAGGAAGGCAAGAGCGTCGGCAAATAA
- the rplE gene encoding 50S ribosomal protein L5: protein MSTPKLQQHYKEKVVPALKEKLGYANPHQVPQLEKIVVTSCMGKSPDRKLAVDDAVTEIGKITGQKASISFSKKAVANFKLREGEALGARVTLRGTRMWEFLDRFINLTAPNIRDFRGIPSKSFDGRGNYAVGIPDQSIFPEIEIDQIKRQIGFDLIFVTTAKTDNEGRELLRALGLPFRDNKKAEEGAAA, encoded by the coding sequence ATGAGCACACCTAAGCTGCAACAGCACTACAAGGAAAAGGTCGTGCCGGCTCTCAAAGAGAAGCTCGGCTACGCCAACCCGCACCAGGTCCCACAACTCGAGAAGATCGTGGTGACCTCCTGCATGGGCAAGTCCCCGGACCGCAAGCTCGCCGTCGATGACGCCGTCACCGAAATCGGCAAGATCACCGGCCAGAAAGCCTCCATCTCCTTCTCGAAGAAGGCCGTCGCCAACTTCAAGCTCCGCGAGGGTGAAGCCCTCGGAGCCCGTGTCACCCTCCGTGGCACCCGCATGTGGGAGTTCCTGGACCGCTTCATCAACCTGACGGCCCCGAACATCCGCGACTTCCGCGGTATCCCGTCGAAGTCCTTCGACGGCAGGGGCAACTACGCCGTGGGTATCCCGGACCAGTCCATCTTCCCGGAAATCGAGATCGACCAGATCAAGCGCCAGATCGGTTTCGACCTGATCTTCGTGACGACCGCCAAGACCGACAACGAAGGCCGCGAGCTGCTCCGCGCGCTCGGCCTGCCGTTCCGCGACAACAAGAAGGCCGAAGAAGGCGCCGCTGCCTGA
- the rplW gene encoding 50S ribosomal protein L23 produces MKDIYQVIKNVHLSEKATLLQETNNEITLQVDRKANKLEIKRAVEQLFGKKVEGVRTANVTGKLKRQRRADAGRTAHWKKAVVRLKQGESLDLV; encoded by the coding sequence ATGAAAGACATTTACCAGGTCATCAAGAACGTCCACCTCAGCGAGAAGGCCACCCTTCTGCAGGAGACCAACAACGAGATCACCCTCCAGGTCGACCGCAAGGCGAACAAGCTCGAGATCAAGCGTGCCGTGGAGCAGCTCTTCGGCAAGAAGGTCGAAGGCGTCCGCACCGCCAACGTCACCGGCAAGCTGAAGCGCCAGCGCCGCGCCGACGCCGGCCGCACCGCCCACTGGAAGAAAGCCGTCGTCCGCCTCAAGCAAGGCGAATCGCTCGACCTCGTCTGA
- the rpsG gene encoding 30S ribosomal protein S7 — MPRRKRVFTKPDRSDPRYASPLVGHLISKVMHDGKRSLAQRIVYAAIDKANEGVDTVDPLEVITRAIENAKPRVEVKSRRVGGATYQVPLEVAADRSESLAMRWICTYARNRKGTPMHVALANEIKDAANNQGNAVRKRDDVHKMAQANRAFAHFRW, encoded by the coding sequence ATGCCCCGCCGCAAGCGAGTTTTCACCAAGCCGGACCGTAGCGATCCGCGTTACGCCAGCCCCCTCGTCGGTCACCTCATCAGCAAGGTCATGCACGACGGCAAGCGCTCGCTTGCCCAGCGCATCGTCTACGCCGCGATCGACAAGGCCAACGAGGGTGTCGACACCGTCGACCCGCTCGAAGTCATCACCCGCGCGATCGAGAACGCCAAGCCGCGCGTCGAAGTGAAGTCCCGCCGCGTCGGTGGTGCCACCTACCAGGTGCCGCTCGAAGTTGCCGCCGACCGTTCCGAGTCGCTGGCGATGCGCTGGATCTGCACCTACGCCCGCAATCGCAAGGGCACCCCGATGCACGTCGCTCTCGCCAACGAGATCAAGGACGCCGCCAACAACCAGGGCAACGCCGTTCGCAAGCGCGACGACGTCCACAAGATGGCCCAGGCCAACCGCGCCTTCGCCCACTTCCGCTGGTAA
- the rplC gene encoding 50S ribosomal protein L3 produces the protein MSLGLLGKKIGMTRLFDEKAQSMIPVTVIDVSGNTVLQVKTPEKDGYTAVQVGYGDQKEQRVSKPDLGRFKKAGSTPKRFVKEFRFAAGETAPETHPGVELFAAGQWVDVIGTNKGKGFQGAVKRHGFGGLKMTHGSMMHRRTGAIGCRSTPGRVWKNQKMPGHMGDVKSTVQNLKIVAVRPEDGVILISGAIPGAKGNYVTVRAAKKKSA, from the coding sequence ATGTCTCTCGGACTCCTCGGCAAAAAAATCGGTATGACCCGCCTTTTCGACGAAAAGGCGCAGAGCATGATCCCCGTGACCGTCATCGACGTGTCCGGCAACACGGTGCTCCAGGTCAAGACTCCTGAAAAGGACGGCTACACCGCCGTTCAGGTCGGCTACGGCGACCAGAAGGAGCAGCGCGTCTCCAAGCCGGATCTCGGCCGCTTCAAGAAGGCCGGCTCCACGCCGAAGCGCTTCGTCAAGGAGTTCCGTTTCGCCGCTGGCGAGACTGCTCCGGAAACCCACCCGGGTGTTGAGCTGTTCGCCGCCGGCCAGTGGGTCGACGTGATCGGCACGAACAAGGGCAAGGGCTTCCAGGGGGCCGTCAAGCGCCACGGATTCGGTGGTCTCAAGATGACCCACGGCTCCATGATGCACCGCCGGACCGGCGCCATCGGCTGCCGCTCCACTCCGGGCCGCGTCTGGAAGAACCAGAAGATGCCGGGACACATGGGTGACGTGAAGAGCACCGTCCAGAACCTCAAGATCGTGGCGGTCCGTCCGGAAGACGGCGTCATCCTCATCTCCGGTGCGATCCCGGGCGCGAAGGGCAACTACGTGACCGTCCGCGCTGCCAAGAAGAAGTCCGCCTGA